The following coding sequences lie in one Fimbriiglobus ruber genomic window:
- a CDS encoding tetratricopeptide repeat protein, producing MSEPNGQKRSDLGEIREPLVIIIGQNKEWLRLRQQGQEGWVPKTEVILVRVAVDYFTNLIRSTPNNSDHFLRRAAAFYERKEFAKVLADCDDVIRLDPKCAPAFHYRGMTWHAKKDYAKAIDAYTAALRLDPKYVSVYNGRGDVWRVKKEFDKALDDFAEALRLDPKNTSALSGRGSVWFDAKNYSNAIDDYSAALRLNPNLPHTVNNRGTAWYAKKDYAKAIDDYTAAIRLSPNQPAYFHDRGTAWRATGKYDKAIDDYTAAIGLGAKKAIVYFNRGMTWHEMRQRDKAVEDFTEAIRLDPQHVAAWANRAIVLSEMKEHDKAVEDFTTVLRLAPKSVVAFVNRGASFHALKKYDKAIDDYNAAINLAPKLPHAFSNRGNARRDNKQYDAAIADYNEAIRLDPKLAGPYSGRAWLLATCPDEKFRHGKTAVADAQKACELTLWKHAPYLLSLAAAYAEEGQFDEAVKWAKKSLEDKEFAKEFAEKGPAALKQFEAKKPYRDE from the coding sequence ATGAGTGAGCCGAATGGGCAGAAACGATCTGATCTGGGGGAGATCCGCGAGCCGCTTGTCATCATCATTGGGCAGAACAAAGAATGGCTAAGATTGCGACAACAGGGTCAGGAAGGGTGGGTTCCGAAAACCGAAGTCATTCTCGTCCGGGTCGCCGTCGACTATTTCACAAACCTGATCCGGTCTACGCCAAACAACTCCGACCACTTCCTCAGGCGGGCTGCGGCCTTTTACGAGCGGAAGGAATTCGCCAAGGTCCTTGCGGACTGTGACGACGTGATCCGCCTCGATCCGAAGTGCGCCCCCGCGTTCCATTATCGGGGCATGACGTGGCACGCCAAGAAGGACTACGCTAAGGCGATCGACGCCTACACCGCGGCGCTCAGACTCGACCCCAAATACGTGTCTGTCTACAACGGTCGGGGTGACGTCTGGCGCGTCAAAAAAGAGTTCGACAAAGCCCTCGACGACTTCGCCGAGGCGTTGCGCCTCGACCCCAAGAATACGTCAGCTCTTAGCGGCCGGGGGTCGGTTTGGTTCGACGCGAAGAACTACAGCAACGCGATCGACGACTATTCCGCAGCCCTACGACTGAACCCCAACCTTCCTCACACGGTCAACAACCGCGGGACGGCCTGGTATGCCAAAAAGGACTACGCCAAGGCGATCGACGATTATACCGCGGCCATCCGCCTTTCTCCCAACCAGCCCGCGTACTTTCACGACCGCGGGACCGCCTGGCGCGCCACCGGGAAGTATGACAAAGCGATCGACGACTACACCGCGGCCATCGGCCTCGGGGCCAAAAAGGCCATCGTCTATTTCAACCGCGGCATGACGTGGCACGAAATGCGGCAACGGGATAAGGCCGTCGAAGACTTCACCGAGGCGATCCGACTCGACCCTCAACACGTCGCCGCGTGGGCCAACCGGGCTATCGTCCTGAGTGAAATGAAAGAGCACGACAAAGCCGTCGAAGATTTCACGACGGTTTTACGGCTCGCCCCAAAATCCGTGGTCGCGTTTGTGAATCGTGGGGCATCGTTCCACGCCCTGAAGAAATACGACAAAGCGATCGACGATTACAACGCGGCAATCAACCTCGCTCCAAAACTCCCACACGCATTCAGTAACCGGGGCAATGCCCGCCGTGATAATAAACAGTACGACGCAGCCATTGCCGATTACAACGAGGCTATCAGACTGGATCCCAAACTGGCCGGCCCGTACAGCGGCCGGGCGTGGTTACTGGCGACCTGCCCGGACGAGAAGTTCCGCCACGGCAAAACGGCCGTAGCCGACGCCCAAAAAGCCTGCGAATTGACCCTGTGGAAACACGCCCCGTACCTGCTCTCGCTTGCCGCGGCGTACGCCGAGGAGGGGCAGTTCGATGAGGCGGTGAAATGGGCCAAAAAGTCTCTGGAGGACAAGGAATTCGCAAAAGAATTTGCAGAAAAAGGCCCGGCGGCGTTGAAACAGTTCGAGGCGAAAAAACCGTATCGGGACGAATAA
- the egtB gene encoding ergothioneine biosynthesis protein EgtB, translated as MPARSLTSADREALAARLLEVRRSTEQLCEPLVTDDYLLQSMPDCSPPKWHLAHTTWFFETFILAPFEPNYRPHHSLFSFLFNSYYEAVGERWPRPARGLLSRPTVEEVFCYRKRVTERMTTLFQEANVATWEAILPVLDLGINHEQQHQELLLTDLKHAFGLNPLLPAYQSGTISGGGVDTSLRWEEYPAEIRWIGHMGSEFAFDNESPRNRVFVESFRIASRLVTAGEYLAFVDDGGYDRPEFWLSDGWAAQKQKGWAAPLYWNLADQTLFTLRGPQPLDPREPVCHISYYEADAFARWAGARLPTEVEWETAASGREVAGNFLDSGRLHPAPDAGGGQFFGDVWEWTASPYTPYPGYRPVAGALGEYNGKFMCNQMVLRGGSCVTPRGHVRPTYRNFFPPDARWQFSGLRLAKDGPA; from the coding sequence ATGCCTGCCAGATCGCTGACATCCGCCGACCGAGAGGCGCTCGCAGCACGCCTCCTCGAAGTCCGCCGGTCGACCGAACAACTGTGCGAACCCTTGGTGACGGACGATTACCTACTTCAGTCGATGCCAGACTGCAGTCCACCAAAATGGCACTTGGCTCATACCACCTGGTTTTTCGAAACCTTTATCCTCGCACCCTTCGAGCCTAACTATCGGCCGCACCATTCTCTTTTTTCCTTCTTATTCAACTCTTACTACGAGGCTGTCGGTGAGCGTTGGCCGCGGCCGGCACGCGGGTTGCTCTCTCGACCAACCGTGGAAGAAGTCTTCTGCTACCGAAAAAGAGTAACCGAGCGAATGACGACTCTTTTCCAGGAAGCGAACGTGGCAACGTGGGAGGCGATTCTTCCCGTTCTCGATCTCGGTATCAACCACGAACAACAGCACCAAGAACTTCTACTCACCGATCTGAAGCACGCGTTCGGCCTCAATCCCTTGCTGCCGGCCTATCAGTCCGGAACGATTTCCGGCGGGGGGGTCGACACGTCACTCCGCTGGGAGGAGTATCCGGCCGAGATCAGATGGATTGGCCACATGGGTTCGGAGTTCGCCTTCGACAACGAATCACCCCGGAATCGCGTGTTTGTCGAGTCCTTTCGAATCGCGTCCCGGCTCGTGACCGCGGGCGAGTACTTGGCATTTGTCGACGACGGCGGGTACGACAGGCCGGAATTCTGGCTCTCCGACGGCTGGGCAGCCCAGAAGCAAAAGGGTTGGGCCGCGCCGCTCTACTGGAACCTCGCCGACCAGACCCTCTTCACCCTCCGCGGGCCGCAACCTCTCGATCCGCGAGAACCCGTTTGTCACATCAGTTACTACGAAGCCGACGCCTTCGCCCGATGGGCTGGCGCCCGGTTACCCACCGAGGTCGAGTGGGAAACCGCGGCTTCGGGCCGCGAGGTGGCCGGTAACTTCCTCGATTCCGGCCGGCTTCACCCGGCCCCCGACGCGGGCGGTGGTCAGTTCTTCGGCGACGTGTGGGAGTGGACGGCCAGCCCTTACACCCCCTACCCTGGTTACCGCCCCGTGGCCGGCGCGCTGGGCGAGTACAACGGGAAGTTCATGTGTAACCAGATGGTGTTACGCGGCGGCTCCTGTGTGACCCCCCGGGGTCACGTCCGCCCGACGTACCGTAACTTCTTCCCGCCCGACGCCCGCTGGCAGTTTTCCGGTCTCCGCCTCGCGAAGGATGGCCCCGCATGA
- the egtD gene encoding L-histidine N(alpha)-methyltransferase has protein sequence MTTRRPAVPAIDLFRADVLSGLSSPRKRLPSKYFYDDAGSRLFDQITELEEYYLTRTELAIVNANAGAMAARCGSRCLLIELGAGSLVKVRLLLDRLDRPAGYVPVDVSGEHLRAAAKELAADYPGLGVYPVVADFTRPFEAPPVEAVRRVAYFPGSTLGNFDPPEADALLRRVSRLVGPGGGLLLGVDLRKDSAILEPAYNDARGVTAAFNRNLLVRINRELGADFDPAAFRHRAVYDREQSRIEMHLVSTTEQRVRVAGRMFAFRPGESVHTENSYKYDLTDLTRRAAACGLRTDETWVDENHYFAVVYLTAAG, from the coding sequence ATGACGACGCGCCGCCCCGCGGTCCCCGCGATCGACCTCTTCCGTGCCGACGTCCTCTCCGGGCTCTCGTCCCCGCGGAAACGGCTGCCGTCCAAATACTTTTACGACGACGCCGGGTCGCGACTGTTCGACCAGATCACCGAGCTGGAAGAGTATTACCTGACGCGGACCGAGTTGGCGATCGTGAACGCGAACGCCGGAGCAATGGCCGCCCGGTGCGGTTCCCGGTGTCTGCTGATCGAACTCGGCGCGGGCAGCCTGGTGAAAGTCCGACTGTTGCTCGACCGACTCGATCGCCCGGCCGGGTATGTACCCGTGGACGTGTCGGGCGAACACCTGCGGGCCGCCGCGAAAGAGTTAGCCGCGGACTACCCCGGTCTGGGCGTGTACCCGGTCGTCGCGGACTTTACGCGCCCGTTCGAGGCGCCGCCGGTTGAGGCGGTGCGGCGGGTGGCGTACTTCCCCGGGTCCACGCTCGGCAACTTCGACCCACCCGAAGCCGACGCGCTGCTCCGACGGGTGTCCCGGCTCGTTGGTCCCGGCGGCGGGTTGCTCCTCGGGGTCGATCTGCGGAAGGATTCTGCCATACTGGAGCCGGCCTACAACGACGCACGGGGCGTGACCGCCGCGTTCAACCGCAACCTGTTGGTACGGATCAACCGCGAACTCGGAGCCGACTTCGACCCGGCCGCGTTTCGCCACCGCGCGGTCTACGACCGCGAGCAGTCGCGGATCGAGATGCACCTGGTCAGCACCACGGAGCAGCGCGTGCGGGTGGCCGGCCGGATGTTCGCGTTCCGCCCCGGGGAATCGGTCCACACCGAGAACTCGTACAAATACGACCTCACCGATCTGACCCGCCGCGCCGCCGCATGCGGCCTCCGCACCGACGAAACGTGGGTCGACGAGAACCATTATTTTGCCGTGGTGTATCTGACCGCCGCGGGCTGA
- a CDS encoding DUF427 domain-containing protein, producing the protein MKATWNGAVLAESDKTIVVEGNHYFPPDAIHKEFFKSSDTHTVCGWKGTASYYTIAANGGQNPDAAWYYPETKDAAKEIAGYVAFWKGVKVEG; encoded by the coding sequence ATGAAAGCGACCTGGAACGGTGCGGTGCTAGCCGAGTCCGACAAAACGATCGTGGTCGAGGGCAACCACTATTTCCCGCCCGACGCGATCCACAAAGAATTCTTCAAGTCGAGCGACACCCACACCGTCTGCGGGTGGAAGGGGACGGCGAGTTACTACACTATCGCGGCCAACGGGGGACAGAACCCGGACGCCGCGTGGTATTACCCCGAGACGAAAGACGCGGCGAAGGAGATCGCCGGGTACGTCGCGTTTTGGAAAGGTGTGAAGGTGGAAGGTTGA
- a CDS encoding ATP-binding cassette domain-containing protein codes for MSGATFVLDGVTKAYAGRAALGPLTLRVPTGQTTVLIGPSGCGKSTLLRLLVGLVEATAGDVTFDGTSVVPGTARAVRLRTGYVIQDGGLFPHMTARGNMTLMARHLGWDRARIESRVAELTALTRFPADGLDRYPEHLSGGQRQRVGLMRALMLNPDALLLDEPLGALDPLVRADLQTELRDIFRALGKTVVLVTHDLGEAAFFADRVVLLRDGRIVQEGSPADLWHRPADPFVTRFVQAQRGPEVLENANA; via the coding sequence TTGAGCGGCGCGACGTTCGTTCTCGACGGCGTGACAAAGGCGTACGCTGGCCGGGCGGCACTCGGTCCCCTCACGCTCCGCGTGCCGACCGGACAGACGACGGTTCTGATCGGCCCGAGCGGGTGCGGGAAATCCACGCTGTTGCGTCTGCTCGTCGGGTTGGTCGAGGCCACCGCCGGCGACGTCACGTTCGACGGCACTTCCGTTGTTCCGGGCACCGCGCGGGCCGTGCGGCTACGCACCGGGTATGTCATCCAGGACGGCGGCCTGTTCCCGCACATGACCGCCCGCGGCAACATGACCTTGATGGCCCGGCACCTCGGTTGGGACCGTGCCCGGATCGAGTCGCGCGTGGCGGAACTGACCGCACTGACCCGATTCCCGGCCGACGGACTGGACCGCTACCCGGAACACCTCTCCGGCGGTCAACGGCAGCGCGTCGGGTTGATGCGCGCCCTGATGTTGAATCCGGACGCGCTCTTGCTCGACGAACCGCTCGGTGCCCTCGACCCGCTCGTTCGCGCCGACCTCCAGACCGAGCTTCGCGACATTTTCCGGGCGCTCGGGAAGACGGTCGTCCTCGTCACCCACGACCTCGGCGAAGCGGCGTTCTTCGCCGACCGCGTCGTGTTGCTCCGGGACGGTCGAATCGTTCAGGAAGGCAGTCCGGCCGACCTGTGGCACCGCCCGGCCGACCCGTTCGTGACCCGGTTCGTGCAGGCCCAGCGCGGTCCGGAGGTGCTCGAAAATGCGAATGCCTAG
- a CDS encoding glycine betaine ABC transporter substrate-binding protein translates to MIGSKKFTESVILAEMGTQLARAGGVEARRDDLGGTPALWLALTGGDIDAYPEYTGTITRQILNADPPDLAAALAAHGVRVSRSLGFRNNYALGMRKDVAAAKGIATISDLRTHPALRLGFIHEFLDRPDGWPGVKRRYELPQTDVQGMNHTLAYRALVEKAIDVTEVYTTDGEIAQFDLLALTDDRHFFPAYEAVWLYRADLETRHPKVVAQLRRLEGRISEADMQRMNGRAQGEQKEDERQIAGEFLHNTVGLEGGPAVGSIDGSLGGRLLETTYEHLRLVVPSLLAAVLVAVPLGMVAARRPTLGTVVLALTGVLQTIPSLALLLFMIPLMMWLVGQGTGAPPAIAALFLYSLLPIVRNTHAGLIGIPAPLRESAEALGLPWWAILWRIEIPLAVPTILAGVRTAAVINVGTATLGGFIGAGGYGRPILRGIDKFDVPLMLEGAIPAAVMALAIEAFFGLIERLVSRRR, encoded by the coding sequence GTGATCGGCTCGAAGAAGTTCACGGAGTCGGTCATTCTGGCGGAGATGGGCACCCAACTCGCCCGCGCCGGCGGGGTCGAGGCTCGCCGCGACGACCTCGGCGGCACGCCCGCGCTGTGGCTCGCCCTCACGGGTGGCGACATTGACGCCTACCCCGAGTACACGGGGACGATCACCCGACAGATCCTGAACGCCGACCCGCCGGACCTCGCCGCGGCTCTGGCCGCGCACGGCGTCCGGGTCAGCCGGTCGCTCGGCTTTCGCAACAACTACGCGCTCGGCATGCGAAAGGACGTGGCCGCCGCGAAGGGGATCGCGACGATCTCCGATCTCCGCACGCACCCCGCCCTGCGACTCGGTTTTATTCACGAATTTCTCGACCGACCGGACGGCTGGCCGGGCGTCAAGCGACGCTACGAGCTGCCGCAAACCGACGTGCAGGGGATGAACCACACGCTGGCGTATCGGGCGCTTGTCGAAAAGGCGATCGACGTAACGGAGGTGTACACCACCGACGGCGAGATCGCACAATTCGACCTCCTTGCCCTGACCGACGACCGCCACTTCTTCCCGGCGTACGAAGCGGTTTGGCTCTATCGCGCCGACCTGGAAACCCGGCACCCGAAGGTGGTCGCCCAACTCCGACGGCTCGAAGGGCGAATCTCCGAAGCCGACATGCAGCGGATGAATGGCCGCGCACAGGGCGAGCAGAAAGAAGACGAACGCCAAATCGCCGGCGAGTTTCTCCACAATACGGTGGGACTCGAAGGTGGTCCGGCGGTCGGGTCGATCGACGGATCACTCGGCGGGCGGCTGCTGGAGACGACCTACGAACACCTTCGGCTCGTCGTACCGTCGTTACTCGCGGCGGTGCTGGTCGCCGTGCCGCTCGGCATGGTCGCCGCCCGCCGGCCGACGTTGGGCACGGTCGTACTCGCTTTGACCGGCGTGCTTCAGACGATCCCGTCGTTGGCTCTCCTTTTGTTCATGATTCCACTGATGATGTGGCTCGTCGGCCAGGGTACCGGTGCGCCGCCGGCGATCGCCGCCCTGTTCCTCTATAGTCTGCTCCCGATCGTCCGGAACACTCACGCCGGGTTGATCGGAATCCCCGCCCCCCTTCGAGAGTCGGCCGAGGCGCTCGGCCTGCCCTGGTGGGCCATACTCTGGCGTATCGAAATCCCGCTGGCTGTGCCGACGATCCTCGCGGGCGTCCGGACCGCGGCCGTCATCAACGTCGGCACCGCGACCCTCGGCGGGTTTATTGGGGCCGGCGGGTACGGCCGCCCGATCCTTCGCGGGATTGATAAGTTTGATGTCCCGCTCATGCTCGAAGGGGCGATTCCGGCCGCCGTGATGGCTCTGGCGATCGAGGCTTTCTTCGGGTTGATCGAGCGACTCGTCTCTCGGCGGCGGTAA
- a CDS encoding NmrA family NAD(P)-binding protein → MSNQQQRLRFAVTGITGQVGGAVARTLLAAGHTVRAVVRDAEKGKAWAQRGCEVALADVNDAAALQAAFTSVDGVFILLPPTFDPSNGFPEAAATIKALHTALDAVRPSRVVGLSTIGAQAKQTNLLTQLQMLEQSLGRLPVPVAFLRAGWFMENAAWDVEPAATSGIIQSYLQPLDKPFPMVATADVGRVAAELLQQEWTGRKVVELEGPQRITPNELAETFAKVLGQPVRAVAIPRDEWEVLFKKQGMSDPTPRIRMLEGFNEGWIEFEGGETGSIKGSVTLETILRKLVAQQT, encoded by the coding sequence ATGTCGAACCAACAACAACGGCTTCGGTTCGCCGTCACGGGGATCACGGGTCAGGTCGGCGGTGCGGTGGCGCGAACGTTACTGGCCGCGGGCCACACGGTCCGCGCCGTCGTGCGAGACGCCGAGAAAGGGAAAGCCTGGGCGCAACGCGGCTGCGAGGTCGCGCTGGCCGACGTGAACGACGCCGCGGCCCTCCAGGCCGCGTTCACCAGCGTGGACGGCGTGTTCATCCTGCTCCCGCCGACTTTCGATCCGTCGAACGGCTTCCCCGAAGCGGCGGCCACGATCAAGGCGTTGCACACGGCTCTCGACGCGGTGCGGCCGAGCCGGGTCGTCGGCCTGTCGACGATCGGGGCGCAAGCGAAGCAGACGAACCTGCTCACCCAGCTTCAAATGTTGGAGCAGTCGCTCGGCCGGTTGCCGGTGCCCGTCGCGTTCCTCCGCGCGGGCTGGTTCATGGAAAACGCCGCCTGGGACGTCGAACCGGCAGCCACGAGCGGGATCATCCAGAGCTACCTCCAGCCCCTGGACAAGCCATTCCCGATGGTCGCGACCGCGGACGTCGGCCGTGTGGCGGCCGAACTGCTGCAACAAGAATGGACCGGCCGAAAGGTGGTCGAACTCGAAGGCCCGCAACGCATCACGCCAAACGAACTCGCTGAGACATTCGCGAAGGTGCTGGGCCAACCCGTCCGGGCGGTGGCCATCCCGCGCGACGAATGGGAGGTTCTGTTCAAGAAACAAGGCATGAGCGATCCCACGCCCCGCATTCGGATGCTGGAGGGATTTAACGAGGGGTGGATCGAGTTTGAAGGCGGTGAGACGGGATCAATCAAAGGAAGTGTAACGCTTGAAACGATCCTCCGCAAACTTGTAGCACAGCAGACATGA
- a CDS encoding TetR/AcrR family transcriptional regulator, translating to MSPGQKKTRGRPRSAVAASHDTILSAVFDILQEKSVRDLTIEEVAKRAGVGKPTIYKWWPTKAALVMAMFDERIVGKLATPNAKTAEQAIRAQVTELIPLFNGFFGKVIADIIAEGQSDSSVLEEYRLRYQIKLRAFSVEVINRAVETGEFQKKIDPEVLIDMIYGPIYYRLLVRHAPLDAAFGKAVVDNILAHLKS from the coding sequence ATGAGTCCGGGCCAGAAGAAAACGCGTGGTCGGCCCCGCAGCGCCGTGGCCGCTTCACACGACACGATTCTCTCCGCGGTCTTCGACATCCTGCAGGAGAAATCGGTCCGCGACCTCACGATCGAGGAGGTCGCCAAACGGGCCGGTGTCGGCAAGCCGACCATCTACAAGTGGTGGCCCACCAAGGCGGCCCTGGTGATGGCCATGTTCGACGAGCGCATCGTCGGCAAGCTGGCGACCCCGAATGCGAAAACGGCCGAGCAGGCGATCCGCGCCCAGGTGACGGAACTCATTCCTCTATTCAACGGATTCTTCGGGAAGGTCATCGCGGACATCATTGCCGAGGGACAATCCGATTCCTCAGTTCTGGAGGAATACCGCCTCCGCTATCAGATTAAGCTACGTGCCTTCTCGGTCGAAGTCATCAACCGTGCGGTCGAGACCGGCGAGTTTCAGAAAAAGATCGACCCCGAAGTCTTGATCGACATGATTTACGGGCCGATCTATTACCGTCTTTTGGTGCGGCACGCCCCACTCGACGCGGCGTTCGGCAAAGCCGTCGTCGACAACATCCTGGCGCACCTCAAGTCATAA
- a CDS encoding IS66 family transposase, with protein sequence MNLSASTDGNDSGREVATPAAASWPEVIAGIRDDDRTPLVLLLLKVIEEYSQRIADLETELTQLTGEITQLKGGPKKPASNSKPSKLSKPFTPPLPDGKRPGSQKRSKTHDLPIHAEVPVTPKPLPPDAKLLRRDAFVVQDLVIKTHNTRYWLETWQAPMGEWIRGELPAGIRGHFGPGLLGFVLQQHYAAHVPQSRLLEELRDYGVDISAGQVNNMLTENHAAFHAEKDALLPTALQVFTCLNVDDSGAPHQGRYGSCLCICNEFFTSFHSSDTKERSKFLDVLRCGRIDYVLNEHAWAYLTRQGLPAKIWPLLQAEVSTGDVGERPFVTRTFADVSAWNQHLDGLGIDNAKHRQTMTEAALLGSAIAHGLSPNLGLVSDGSAIYALFVHGLCWIHQERNLAKLTPCGREQCQAMEEVLTAVWQLYADLKAYRLAPTPSQAELLRARFDAIVGRTTIWPELNAALQRMAGKKADLLRVLDRPDLPLHTNTAERDFRDWATKRKISAGTRGELGKRCRDTFLSLKSTCKKLGVRFTSYLQDRILKAGELLPLSELVRQRAAGSATI encoded by the coding sequence ATGAACCTTTCCGCGAGTACTGACGGCAACGACTCCGGCCGGGAGGTGGCAACACCCGCGGCGGCGTCATGGCCAGAAGTCATCGCGGGCATCCGCGACGACGACAGAACCCCTCTCGTGCTTCTCTTGCTGAAGGTGATCGAAGAGTACTCCCAACGCATTGCGGATCTCGAAACCGAACTTACGCAACTCACGGGAGAGATCACACAACTCAAGGGAGGTCCGAAGAAACCCGCGTCCAACAGCAAGCCCAGCAAGTTAAGCAAGCCCTTCACTCCTCCATTGCCCGATGGCAAGAGGCCCGGTTCGCAGAAGCGTTCGAAGACCCACGATCTGCCGATTCACGCCGAGGTTCCGGTCACGCCGAAACCGTTGCCGCCCGACGCGAAGTTGTTGCGTCGCGATGCGTTCGTCGTGCAGGATCTGGTGATCAAAACACACAACACGCGGTATTGGTTGGAAACCTGGCAGGCGCCGATGGGGGAGTGGATTCGTGGCGAACTGCCGGCGGGAATTCGCGGGCATTTCGGTCCCGGATTGCTTGGTTTCGTGTTGCAACAGCATTACGCGGCCCACGTTCCCCAGAGTCGCCTTCTCGAAGAATTGCGGGATTACGGCGTCGACATTTCCGCGGGCCAAGTCAACAACATGTTGACCGAGAATCACGCGGCGTTTCACGCAGAGAAGGACGCCTTGTTGCCGACGGCCTTGCAGGTTTTCACCTGCCTGAACGTGGACGATTCGGGGGCTCCCCACCAGGGACGTTACGGTTCGTGTCTGTGCATTTGCAATGAATTCTTCACGTCCTTCCACAGCAGCGACACGAAAGAGCGGAGCAAATTCCTGGATGTGCTGCGTTGCGGTCGGATCGATTATGTGCTGAACGAGCATGCCTGGGCCTACCTGACGCGACAGGGGTTGCCTGCCAAAATCTGGCCGTTGTTGCAAGCCGAGGTGTCGACCGGCGACGTGGGGGAGCGTCCGTTCGTGACACGGACGTTCGCGGATGTGTCGGCCTGGAATCAGCATTTGGATGGCCTGGGAATCGACAACGCGAAGCATCGTCAAACGATGACGGAGGCGGCGTTGCTGGGCAGCGCGATTGCTCACGGCCTATCGCCGAACTTGGGCCTCGTCAGCGATGGCTCGGCGATTTATGCCCTGTTCGTTCATGGCTTGTGCTGGATTCACCAGGAACGCAATCTGGCCAAGTTGACGCCGTGTGGCCGTGAGCAATGTCAAGCGATGGAAGAGGTGTTGACGGCGGTCTGGCAACTGTACGCCGACTTGAAGGCGTATCGTTTGGCGCCGACGCCGAGCCAGGCCGAGTTGCTGCGAGCGCGTTTCGATGCCATCGTCGGCCGCACGACCATCTGGCCGGAGTTGAACGCGGCGTTGCAGCGTATGGCGGGCAAGAAAGCGGACTTGTTACGGGTTCTGGATCGTCCGGACCTGCCGCTGCACACCAACACGGCCGAGCGTGATTTTCGGGACTGGGCGACGAAGCGGAAGATCAGTGCCGGCACGCGTGGCGAGTTGGGCAAGCGTTGCCGGGATACGTTTTTGAGTTTGAAGTCGACGTGCAAGAAGCTGGGAGTTCGCTTTACGTCCTACCTTCAGGATCGAATCCTGAAGGCGGGAGAGTTACTTCCTTTATCGGAGTTGGTCCGCCAGAGAGCGGCCGGTTCCGCAACGATATAG